The sequence below is a genomic window from Eubalaena glacialis isolate mEubGla1 chromosome 13, mEubGla1.1.hap2.+ XY, whole genome shotgun sequence.
AGGATTATAAGGTCCGTCCTGGCTCCTGTTGGGGGCTAGGGCAAAGGTCTGTCCAGtgaagggatggggtgggggtgtgagCCCCCCTGAAATCCCCACATCAGGCACATTCATGGTCACTTGCAAGGTCAGTCATTGAGCGTTTATTCCCAGTTCTCAGAGCTCAGCTATGGCTGGGGAGGCGTGGCCGTGTTGTGGGCATGGAGGAGGCGGGGGCTGGTGGGCTGCCCTTGCTCCCAGGCTGAGGTCCTGCCTGGAAACTGCCAGGCAGGTGATGGAGGCAGCAGCCGCAAATAGGGGCCCGGAAGACCCCATGGAGCAGCGCTCAGGGCAGGCCTGGAGGGATGGCACGTGAGGTGGGGGCTGAGGAGTGTGGCCCACACCCACCTCCATGTGAGACACTCAGGATGCGGCTGGAGGGGGCAGAGTATAGCAGAAGCAAAGGCACAAGGTCGGACGGGCCTAGCAAGGAGGGTTGAGGTCTGCAGATGGAGAACCCAGCCAGGCTGGGGTGATGGGCACAGAGGGTCCAAGCAAAGCAGCGTGGAGCAGGGTGCTCTAGGGTGTTGGCTGGGGGCCCAGGAGGAGCCCACCTCGAGGGTGGCccaggtcctggctctgcctcttccaGGGTGACCCCGATCAAGTCCACAAATAAGCTCCTGGGGTTGAGGCTCTAGAACCAGGGAGGCGCTCTGGGGCAGTTTGTGGGGGTTGGGGTGTTGGGAGGGAGGCCCATGTGGGTCCCACAGCCCAAGAGCTTCATCCTCTGGAATCACAGCTGCCTGGCTCCCCCTGCTGGCCCTGCCAGCCCCGCTCCAGGCCTGGCCATTGCAGGGATGGGTCCAGGACTCTGACCCGCAGCCCCCAACCCTTGGAGTCCCAGCctgccatccccaccccagcACGATGCTCTCAGTTGTCCGGCTCCAGCGTCCACTCCGACAGCCACTTCAGGCAGGAGGCCCGCTGTGCTTCTGTCTCAGGGAGCTTGGCAGGGGGCGGTGGGGGCCGGCCCGGCCCGGGCAGGGGCATGGAGGGGCTGCAGGGCCTGGGGCCCCCTTCTGTGGGGTCAGGGTCTGGGGCAGCCCGCAGGACTTGGACGAGCTCGTCCAGTGGCTGCACCAGGGTGTGGGGACTCCAGCAGGCATCGAGGGTGGGCACGAAGGGGTCGGGCGTGCAGGCCTCCACGCACTCGGTGCACGTGGGGATGCGCAGGTAGAAGGCGTGGAGCATCATGCGGAAGGGCTGGTCCTCCTGGCTCGAGGCCTGGCCATAGGTCTGGTCCCCCACGATGGGGTGGCCCAGGGAGCTGCAGTGCACGCGCAGCTGGTGCGTCCGTcctttggggaggagagggggccaGTCAGGCAGGGGCGCCACCCCATGCCCACCCCCTACCCATTCACGTCATGCCCAGCACCGTCCTTGAAGCCTCACGCAACCCCTGGGGGCAGACCTCCCTGTTTCATGCCACAAAGACGTCAGAACTCAGAACAAAAGCGACTTCTGGGGTTGCCCCTGGTGAGGCCAGGGCGGTGCTCGATCAACTAGAGAACCCAGGCCAGAGCGACCTCGTACGGGGCAAGAGGCTGCAGGCTGTGAGGCTGAGTGTGGGGGAGGAGTCAGCCTGGCCAGCGATGCTGGGAGACCCCGGGCAGGTTCCTTTCCTGCGTGATGGGGACACTTCGGTGCTTTGTGCCAGGAGATGCCCGAGGCAGGACACCATCAGCAGACAGCAAGGAGATCTGGGCACGCGCCCTGGACACACCCGTGAGAGGCTGCAACAGCACTTTGGAGACAGGATCACCTGCATACAGTCCGTGTTCCAGGACCATCAGCTCAGTGAGGCTTGGTTTTGGGTTCTCACAGCCTGAGGGGAGCGAGGAAAGCCCAGAGAGTTGGCTGGGCCAGCTCCATGGCCGAGTCCACCCCAGCCCAGGTTGCCTGCTCGGGTTGCTCCAGCCTACCCAGGGTCCCCACTGGACGACTgtgcccctggcccccaccccctgctctccGTACCCTGTGTGCCCTCAATGCACATGGTGTGGGTCCGGCCTTCTGTGCTGTTCTTGCCAATAGCATAGCTGATGGTCATTCGGCTCTCCTGGACGTGCCCCCGCACCTGCCAGGAAGGGGGTCACATGCCACTCATGGGGTCACCCACCACTGCTGGGAAACCCACTTGACAGCCAGAGGCTACCAAAGTGGATTGAGAGTTGGAGTCTCCTGCTTCAAGGACCAGCCAGGCCTTACCAGAGCCAGATAAGCCTTGGTGACTTTCCGGTCCTTGAAGCACCTGTAGGCACTGCCTGCGGCTGCCTTGTTCAGGGCCACACAGAGTGCCCCGCTGGTGGAGAAGTCCAGTTGGTGGCAGAACCTGGCGTGGGGCAGAGGATCAGTGGTGGCTGGGCTGTGGGCCGCTTCCCACCGACGGAGGCTGCTGTGGGTACCTGAACCCGTAGCAGGTGTCAGGGTCGGCCAGCTCTGGGAAGCGGTGCTGCAGCTGCTTCTGGAGGGTCAGCGTCTCCCACCAGGCCTTGCTGTCGATGCGCACATCCCAGTGCTTGTTCACCACCAGGAAGTCACGGCTCCGGTACACGACACACAGGTTCTCCACGCTGCCTGGCTCCATGGTGGCTGCAATGCAGGGCAAGTGCATGGAGCGGGGTCATGGGGTGCCCAGCCCACATCAGGGTCCTGCCCACCTGGCGTGGACACCCCTGTTCCCCAGGGCCCTGGGTCTGAAGCCACCGAGGCTGTGTCAGGCAAGCTTGcagacctactgtgtgcctgcaCTCCCACCTCTGAGTCAAGTAGCAGGGTGTCAAGTAGCAGGGATCTGGCCAATATCAGGGGAGCTAGTGTTGCCCTAGGCTCTGGCTGTGGGGCAGTCCTGCCAGACCCAGGACTGGGGAGAAGCAGTCTTGCTCTCCAGCCCGCTCCCACGGACCCTTCCCGGACGAGCCACGGACGCGCGATAGGGGCCTTTTCCTgagtggagtggggtggggtgcagggcagGGGATGGGGCTCTCCCTCTCCCACGTAGACgtcccctgccctgcctcccctccGAGGAACCCTCGCCTCCCGCGTCTGACGGGCACAGGCGGAGAGGTGCCCGGCGGACTCCACTGCGAACACTTCCCGCGCCCCTGCCCACTCCGAGATCGACCTGCAGCTGAGATGCGCCGTCTGGGCCCCCGATGCTGCTGCCCGGCCCTGGCTCCTGCCCTCGCGTCTCCCTGCCTCGTGGCCCAGCGGCCCCGGAGCCGCCACTCGAACCACAGAGGTGCGCCTCACCCGGTCCGGCCCGGGCGCTCAGTCCCGCCCACGTCCCGCCCACGGCGCGGACGGGCGGCCGTGCTGACCAATGGAGAGCGCCCGGGTCCCGCCGCTCCAGCTCCAACGTACGGACTCGGCCCCGCCCAGCCTGCGCGCGCAGCCACGCCCACGCCCCGCCCCTCCCGCTGACCAATGGCGAGCGCCCGGGTACGCCGGCCGTTGATTGGCGGCGTCGGGTCGCTTTGGGCTGGAGCTGCGCGCGGGAGGTTCGTAGCCGGCGGCGGGCGGCCATGGAGGACTACGAGCGGGAGCTGTACGGCGTCGAGGACGACTTCCACAGCCAGTTCGCGGCCGAGCTCGAGGTGCTGGCCGAGCTGGAAGGTAGGCGTGGGCACTGCCGTGGCCTCGTCCCCCGTAGCTCGACAGGGGTCTGGCCCACCCGGGGATTCCAGGAGGGCTGCTCGGAGGGGAGGCGCGAAGGCCGGGAGGCAGCAAACCACCTTAGAGAGAGCAGGGCCCTGCAGCGCCGCCGACCTCGGGGGCTGTGACTGTGTGTGCAGACGAGCTGCTCTGGACGACTGCTGTGAGTTTTCTCTCCGCAGGGACAACCGCCATGTCACCTTCCAGGGACCCCTGGCCCACCGTGGGCCGGCCCCGCCTGACCTTCGAGGAGACCATTGCTGGAGGGAACGCTGCCACTCACTGCTCTCCAGCCGGACCTCCAAGGAACAGCAAGGGCGGTGCCAGGAAGAGGCAGCTGGCCGCTGACATCCACGGGGACAGACCCCTGCCCCCTAGTATGTTTTCCGGGGGCCCAGAGCATAGGGGTGGGGTTCGAGGCTGGGGAAGGACCTCTGttcctttcatgtgtctcttcAGCCCCCAAAGTCAAACGGTCCAGGCTGGAAGCTGCCAGGAGACTGAACTTCAGGTCCGATGAGATGGAAGAGCCGCTGCCTCCTGATTCCCCCACTCAGGACATCACCCCCCCAACGAGTCCTGAGGTCCCTGCTGAGCTGTGGGGCAAGGGGTGTGTAGCTTGGGGTACAGGTACCTCAGTATCTTGGAAGGATCCAGTTTCTTTGACAAGGTCTTGAGGCCTGGGGACTTGTGGGCCTGTGGGAGGGCTGGGTAGCCAGTGGTGGATCCAGGTCCCTTCCCCAAGAATCCCCAAGATGGTCATGGTCCCTTCCCAGGCCCTTGGACACCGGAGCTGATGTGGGTCTCACTAGGGCCTCGCCAGCCGCCCGCAATCCTGTCCTGAGGCGGCCCCCTGTCTTGGAGGACTACATCAATGTGACCTCCACGGGCGGCGACCGGGCCTTTCTGGTGCTTCGGGCTGACCCAGTGGGCACTGGGGTCCAGGTGGGTGCTGTGCAGACACGAGCAGGGGCCTGGACATCACATCCCCCACCCTGACCCTGGGAACCCCTCTAGAGGTCCATCTGGCCTCTAGTCTTCCACTCGGGAGAGCCatctttctccttcactttccttctttttctctttttttttcttcttcttctccctttttttactttttttcactttttctccttttttctaccTTAGATCTGCTGCCATTCCAATGATCCCTTGGGGTCCCTGGTGAGAAGGGGCTCCTCGTGGCCCATTGATGCTAGGGAATGCCACCTAGATCCCTGAGCATGTTGGGAGGCGGGCTGTAGAAATCCCATAACCGAGAGGAGGATGACTGATGCTCTCCCTTACCTGCAGAGCCCTCTTCTTGATATCCGGTGGCGTGGCCGTGGCCAGCTGGACCTGCTGGGCGTGTCCTTTGCCTCCCTGAAGGAGAAGATTGACAGCGAGGTAGGGTCTGCTGGGGTTTTCTGGGAAGGGAGAGGTAGCTCTGGGGTGACTGGCTGGCTGAGCCATCCTGATTCCAACCCCATTGTCTGCACAGCGGCGGCAGCGACTGCTGGAAGAGGCCCAGCGGCTCTCGGACACACTGTGCAGGTGACACAGTGGGCCCCTCCACCTCTGAGGTCCTCACCAGTCCTTGGACTGCTGACCACCAGCATGTTCTGGGGGGTGTGATCCCTGTATGGGGTTAAGGCCCAGTGGCTCAGGGCACAATGCTCTCCAGTCTTAGGTCagaggaagtggaggaggggCCCCAGCCCTTGGGGGCCCCTGAGGAGGAGCCGGCTGACAGCCAAGATGCTTCCCAGCATTGCCTCTGGGTGGATGAGTTCGCACCCCAACGCTATACGGAGCTGCTCAGTGACGATGTGAGGTTCTGTTTTCGCTTAAGTGAagtgtgactggcttctttgttGTCAAGAGAAAAGAACTTAGAGCCTAGCAGCTCTTCATTTTGCCAGCCCACAGCGGTGTCAGGATTTAGAGGAGGAATTTGAACTGAGACCAGTATAGAGCCTTTCACTGGTCATCACTTGTCATTCAGCCTCAGCAtccctgtgtgtgtctttgggcTCATGACAGTAGGGTAACATGAGGGGCAGGCACTAGGAGTCCTTGGTGCTGGTGGCCGCCCCCCCAGGCCGGGCCTCTCTTCCTGCAGTTCACCAACCGCTGCCTCCTCAAGTGGCTGAAGCTGTGGGACTTGGTGGTGTTTGGCCGAGAGCGACCCACCCGGAAGCCCAGACCCAGTGTGGAACTGGCCCGTGGTGGCAAGGAGGCCACAGCCTCCAGCAAGTGGAAAAGCCACGGACAGGTGCTAGAGGAGATGCTGGAGGCTGAGCTGGATCCAAGCGGGCGGCCCCGGCAGAAGGTGAGCCCACCTGGCTGTGGGCTGTTCTCTGGATGGCTGGCACCTTTGCAGCCTCTGGGGGCCATGAGGCACATCTGCCCCCGAGGCTGTAGGTGGGATGATGTCAGGGTCTTGGTGAGGAGTGTCAGCAGTGTGAGCTGGGATTTGAGTTCTTTTTTCTAATGACTTAGATAAGACTAACACTCCTTGCAGGGCCCTGCACCTCCCTACAGTGAGTATGCTGGACTGTGAGTGGGTTCTGGGTGTTAGTCACATCAGTAACAGCTGTGTATTTGTCAGGTCCAAACGTCACTTGCTTCATGCAAGGCTCTATTCTCGCTCTGCACGACCAGCAGGCAGGGGCTTGTTCTCCTTTGGTGACTGGGACAGGGCAGGAGAACATCTCTTAGCACCGAGCTTCATGGGATAGGATTTTCAGTCTCTGGCGGTTGGGCCAGGGTCTCCCAGAGTCTGTGAGGTGGTGTGGGTTACAGCGCGTTTTCTCCTGCCTCGGCTGCAGGTGGCGCTGCTGTGTGGGCCCCCAGGGCTGGGCAAGACCACTCTGGCCCACGTGATTGCGCGGCATGCCGGGTACTCTGTGGTGGAGATGAACGCGAGGTGAGTTGGGGGAGGGCCAGGTCTCCCTTTGTCCTGATGTGTCTGGTCGAGCCTGGGATACAACCCTGAAAGTCTGGGGGTGGTGGGCTGTGGAATTGTTCATCCTCAGGGATCACTGGGATTTGGCCGCAGTGTCATGGGGTGGCTTTGTGTAGTATCCGTGAGTTGTACACGTGGTGGCTCTGCCCTGGGAGATTGTCCTGCTGGGGACGCTGGCTGCTGCCCTGGCTGAGGCCGTGGCTGCCCTGACAGCCCCTCCCTGGCCTCTTGGTTCCAGTGATGACCGCAGCCCTGAGGCCTTCCGAACGCGCATCGAGGCAGCCACGCAGATGGAGTCGGTGTTGGGCACTGGTGGGAGGCCCAACTGCTTGGTTATCGATGAGATCGACGGGGCCCCCACGGTGGGCCTCCTGGGTGTGCTGCAGCCGGGTGGGCAGGCAGTGGGGGCTGTGACTCACCGCCGTCTGCATGTCCCCCCAGGCCGCCATCAATGTTCTTCTGAGCGTCTTGGACCGCCAGGGCCCACAGGAGGCAGAGCCAGGGGGCCCCGCTGTGCCCACGGGCGGGGGGCGGCGGCGCCGGGCGGAAGGGGGGATCCTGATGAGGCCCATCATCTGCATCTGCAATGACCAGtgagtggggcggggcggggtctcCGCTGGGTGGGCGTGCCCCACGCCTGCTGGGCTGTGGCACGCACCCTGGCTCCCCTGGCCAGGTGGGCTCGCTGTGCAAACCGCTCATCCCACAGGTTCGCGCCCTCCCTTCGGCAGCTGAAGCAGCAGGCGCTCCTGCTCCACTTTCCGCCCACGCTGCCCTCCAGGCTCACGCAGCGGCTCCAGGAGGTCCGTGAGGGCTGCCTTCCCTCTGCTGTCAGGCCCCTGGCCTCCCAGCTGGTCCCAGGATATGGGGTGGAGGTGCTGGGACAGTTTGGTCTTTGGTGGTGGGTGGTTCCAAGCAGCGACTGAGGTCCTTCCTCAGGGGTTTTCGGCCTTTGCTTCCCATAGGACAGGAGCTGACCCCTGTTTGTAGGGAGGAGGTGGCTTCAGGGTGGGGGTCGGGGGGACACTCACACTCTCACTTCCCTGCAGATCTCCCTGCGGCGGGGCATGCGGGCTGACCCTGGCGCGCTGGCGGCCCTCTGCGAGAAGACAGACAACGACATCCGCGCCTGCATCAATGCCCTGCAGGTGGGCAGGTGGCCGTGGAGGGGTTGGGGCAGGGGCAGCCAGCACTCCCCCCTCTCCGCACCACCGCCGTGTCCAGTTTCTACACGGGTGGGGGTCAGCCACCCTcaccgccccaccccccaccccatgtccagtTCCTGCATGGGCGGGGCCAGCGGGAGCTGAGCGTTCAGGCCGTGCAGACCACACGCATTGGCCTCAAGGACCAGCGCAAGGGGCTCTTCTCCGTGTGGCAGGAGGTCTTCCAGCTGCCCCAGGCCCAGAGGTAGGTAGGCCAGCCCCGGTCTGGATGTCCACAGTACCCTAGCCCTGGGATGCCAGCCAGCTCTGCCTTTGCTGATGGGGTGTGAGGCTGCCCGGTCCTGGGGGCTGCTTGGTTCTGCCTTGGCCTCCCTCACTGTCCCTTCTCGGGGACCTCAGGGTATCGTAAACGTACACAAGCTGGTGCCAACGGGAGGGAtagggtgggcagggctgggtccaggGTGATGGGGCGGGGGCTCCACTCCAGCCTCAGGGCCCTCTCTGCAGGCGCCGCGTGGGTCAGGACCCGACTCTGCCCACCCACACACTCCTGCTCGGTGATGGGCACATGGGCTCAGGGCCCCTCGCTGCCAAGGTGCCCCTGACCGCGGCCTCTCAGCGGTTCTACCACATCTTGCATGTGGCTGCTTCTGCGGGTGAGCACGAAAAGGTGGTCCAGGTAACCATGCTCTACCTCAAACCtttgcagggggctggggggcaggaggCCAGCATCTGGCAGTGTTTCTCATCCCCAGACAGTGAGTGGGACACGCTGCGGGTGGGAGGGCGGGGAGTGGACACGGGGCATTGGGAGGCTTCTGAgaaggggtgggagcagggacAGGCTGGGAGGAAGGACTGACCCTGGCAGGAGGGGGATGGCCAGCATGGGGTCGTATGATGGGGTCACTCTGGTTGCTCTTGGGGAACTATCTGAAGGGCCCCGGCAGTAGCCAGGAGGGGCTGGATTCTGGATGTGAGCTGTGGGAACAGGGACGTGGGTGCACGTGGGGTAGAGAGCAGGTGGCGGATGCCCCCCATCCCCTGGGAAGCCTGGTGTAAGTTGCCTCCCTGGCTAAGCAGCTTTGGATTAGCAGCTGGGGATCCTTGCAAATCTGGAAATCCACTGTGTGGAGGGCAGTGTGGTGGCTGGAGGGGAAGGATTCCCACATGGAACAAGAGTGGGGGCTCTGTGCCCTTGATTCTGGTGAACAGAACTTCCTTTAGGGAGGAGTTGGGGGCTTCTTTCTCACATGTCTCAGGGTCTTGGTCAAACCAGAGTTGGGGTGGCAGGGTGGGCCTTTCTGGCCAccgccacccccatccccagggccCTGTGGCTACTTGCTGGTGTTTGCAGCTGTGCCTGAGACCCTGGGCCTtgcaggcaggtgggaggggaagggtcCCACTGGGTGGTGCTTGTGCTGTGGGTTGGAGGGGCATGAGGCTGGAGGGGCTCAGGGAACTGGCCTGCCTACCTGCCCGCAGGGCCTGTTCGACAACTTCTTGCGTCTGAGGCTGCGGGACTCCAGCTTGGCGGCCGTGTGCATAGCCCTTGACTGGCTGGCCTTTGACGACCTGCTGGGCCGGGCCGCCCACCACGGCCAGAGCTTCCAGCTACTGCGCTACCTGCCCTTCCTGCCCCCGGCCTTCCACCTGCTCTTTGCCTCCAGCCACGTGCCGAGGATCACCTTTCCCAGCAGCCAGCAGGAGGTGCGCCCCACGCCCTGCCCATACCCAGGGTCTAACCCCGGGGCCCTGGGTGACTTGGTCCTCGTCCGCCCTCCACCCCAGGCCCAGAATCGGATGAGCCGGACACACAACCTGATCCAGACGCTGGTGTCGGGCATCACGCCAGCCACCCGCAGCCGGGCTGCACCGCAGGCGCTCATCCTGGACACCCTCTGCCTGCTCCTGGACATCCTCGCACCCAAGCTGCGCCCCGTGAGTGCCTCGCCTGGAAGGGCTGTGGCTCCTGGTTGGGGCAGGCCCCTGGCCATGCTTAGCACCCCTGCCTGCTGCCCACCGGCCCACAGGTGAGCACACAGCTGTACAGCGCCCGAGAGAAACAGCAGCTGGCCAGCCTCGTGGGCACCATGCTCGCCTATAGCCTCACTTACTGCCAGGAGCGCACGCCCGATGGGCAGTATGTCTACAGGCTGGAGCCGTGAGTCTGTGCAGCACCTGGGGTGGGGATGCCTgggggcaggaggctggggggCTGGGCTCCAAGTGCCATGGTGATTGCTCGGCGCGAGTCTAAATGCATGGCTTTGGAAgtgtgagtctgtttccccaTTGGAGGGTGGGGAAGTCAGTTCTAGCTCATTCCTTGCCCAGATGTGACTGTGGGGTGGGCACAGCCCTGGGATCTGAGGTTTACTGCAGAGTCTCTCAGTGCCCCCGGGAGCTACCCCCAGAGGGCCCTTGAGCTCCCCAGGGCCCCGTTTTTCTGTCCTGAGAGGGTCGTGGGGATGGAGGACCGGCAGCAGTGGTGTCCACATGCAGATCCTTGAGGCAGTAATGATGCTGGTTCCCAAGCACTCAGCCCCAGGCCTGAATCCAGGCCATGCCACGTTGTGTCAGTTCCTCCCTTGCAGCCCTCTTCAAGCCCGCATACAGttggggaaacaggctcagagtggGTAACACCCCTGCTGCCACAGAGCTGGGTGCGGCAGGGACAGGACTGGACCCCGTCCTGCATTGTTGCATTCTGGCAGTTGGGGTCGGTGCTGGTAAGTAGCTCCTGCTCCGTCTCTGCTGACTGAGTGCCCTGGtgtcctgccctgccctgctcacCCCGAAAGCAGGAACGTGGAGGATGTCTGCCGCTTTCCCGAGCTGCCCACCCGCAAGCCCCTCACCTACCAGGCCAAGCAGCTCATTGCCCGCGAGATTGAAGTGGAGAAGATGCGGCGGGTGGAGGCCTTGGCCCGGGCTAGGGTTGGCCCCCAGGTGAGCCCACCCCGGGCTCTGGGCAGAGCAGGGCCCTCAGAGTGGACACCGTCCCTGGTATGGTCCTGACCAGTCAGCTCTCACTGTATGTGATTTCCTGTAGGTGGACGGGGGTCCCCTGGGGGGCACTGGGGAGAAAGGGGCGCAGCCATCTTCCCCGTGCAGCCACGAGCAGCGGCTGGAGTGCATCCTGAAGAGAGCTGCCCTGGAGGAGCAGGTgtggtaaccctaaccctaatggggGGGTGGGGCTAGGTGGCCAGAGGGTGGGGCCAGGTGGGCCTGGGTGGGCGACCTTGGAGTGCTATGGTTCTAAGTCCTGGAGGTCCAGCTCCCTGCTGTTCAGCATGATGGTTCCACCTGGCTTCGGTTTCTCATCTGGGCAGGATGCTGGCACCTCCCGCCCTGGACCTGACCTTGGCAGGGAGCAGGTGACTGGGAGGGTGGTGAAGGGTGAAGGGAACACTTGCAGAGAGGGTCAGCgttggggtgagggtagggggcCATTGCCCAGAGGTGCCACGAGACCTCTCCTCCCTGGGAGATGGCCTCTGGGCCCTCCCCCCAGGTAGGGGACTGTCCGCTGTGGGTCAGCCCCTGTGAACCTGACCAGCCTATCTCCTTTAGCCCGAGAGGGACTTTTTCGGTCGTGTTGTTGTCAAGAGAGCGGCAGCCCCGAGCACAGgtgtgtggggaggtgggggcggTTGAGGGACTGGGGTCAGGGTCGGGTGGAGGAACGACCGTGTGGCCCCTGCAGAGCACGCAGCCCCTGAGACTGACACGGCTGAGCAGCGCATGGGCACCGCGGTGGGCAGGAGCGACGTCTGGTTCCGCTTCAAGGAGGGCGTCTCCAACGCCGTGCGGCGCAGCCTGTACATCAGAGACCTGCTGTAGCCTGGGCCACGCCAAGCCCCCAGGATCCATGCTGCCACCCTGGGCTGTGCTAGATACTCTGACCCACACTTGACGTCCCCAGGATCTATGCTGGACACCGTGGGGGCCGTGCTGGACCCCCCCCGTCCATGCCGGACACTCTGGGGTTGTGCCAGACACCCTGGATCCACACCGGACACCTGGGAGCCACACCGGACACCCTGGAGCCACACCAGACATCCCCAGATACACACTGGGTGCCTGGGTGTTGCTTTCTCTCTCCTAGAAAATGTACAAAAGCATGTACATCCTTGAAAACTCTTTATAAAAGTCACACTTTTACAGAGTCGTCCTCTTCACAGGGAGGCGTGAGTCGGGGGTGTGGGGGCCTCACAGGATGGCACACTTGCCCTTCTCCACCCACGGGTTGTTCTTCATCAGGTCGGGGTTCAGGAAGGGGTCCTTGGGGATCCCGTCCTCGATCCACTTGAGGAGCctgtgggtggggagggtggggtgagCACGAGGGCACCTGCCCTCCCTCAGAAGTGCTGCCTGATGGCAGTGTGTGGGGGTGTGGTCTTGGCTCATACAAATGAGCACAGAGCAGGGAAATGAGATGCAAATCATGGCTGGCCTTGGGTGGGGTGTGGCCGGGGCTCCATGGGGTCCTGGGGACTCACTCAGGGATAGTCTTGGATGACATCTCCCTCTTGAAGGCCAGCTGGTACTTGAGGCTCTCGACCTCTTTCTTCATCTGGGGCACGTCCCACTCCTCCATGGCATCTGGGGCTTCGGAAGTGGCCAGCCTGGGGCTAGAAGGTATGGGAGGAATCAACAGAGCCAGGGGGCTGCCAGCCTACGATCACCCTCCAGATGCTCCCTCCCCACTGCtgagccccctcccacccccccaacaaagggagggagggagccccgCCCTATCACACTGACACCAGCTCACTGCCTGGGGAGGTCCCCACAGCCCATGCCATTCACTAGGGTACAGGGCTGGAGCTGAGGCCCCACTGATGAGGCCCCACgtacctgccccccacctcccatgGGGCTAATTAACTGCAGAGAAAACTTTCCACCCCTACCCACCAGCAAAGCCTCACCAAGGCTGGGCCTCTGGGTTGGAGAAGGTGGGGTAATGTCCCCGTGCTGGGGGGTAGCAGAACAGGACAGGTCCCCTGACCCTCCACCTGCAAGACCCACTTTCCACTCCCGGTAGCAGAAGCCTATCGTGTCAGGGGTGGGACCctgacacacacacccatacccATACCCACACGTGCCTCCCCCTGCTTTGCATGGGCAAAGCCCACCCCGAGGGCAGGTTAATCCAGGGGCCAGGAGGGTGAGGCTGCTATTTGCATCTGTGGCCAGGGGTC
It includes:
- the RPUSD1 gene encoding RNA pseudouridylate synthase domain-containing protein 1 isoform X3, producing MEPGSVENLCVVYRSRDFLVVNKHWDVRIDSKAWWETLTLQKQLQHRFPELADPDTCYGFRFCHQLDFSTSGALCVALNKAAAGSAYRCFKDRKVTKAYLALVRGHVQESRMTISYAIGKNSTEGRTHTMCIEGTQGRTHQLRVHCSSLGHPIVGDQTYGQASSQEDQPFRMMLHAFYLRIPTCTECVEACTPDPFVPTLDACWSPHTLVQPLDELVQVLRAAPDPDPTEGGPRPCSPSMPLPGPGRPPPPPAKLPETEAQRASCLKWLSEWTLEPDN
- the RPUSD1 gene encoding RNA pseudouridylate synthase domain-containing protein 1 isoform X2 — protein: MEPGSVENLCVVYRSRDFLVVNKHWDVRIDSKAWWETLTLQKQLQHRFPELADPDTCYGFRFCHQLDFSTSGALCVALNKAAAGSAYRCFKDRKVTKAYLALVRGHVQESRMTISYAIGKNSTEGRTHTMCIEGTQGCENPKPSLTELMVLEHGLYAGDPVSKVLLQPLTGRTHQLRVHCSSLGHPIVGDQTYGQASSQEDQPFRMMLHAFYLRIPTCTECVEACTPDPFVPTLDACWSPHTLVQPLDELVQVLRAAPDPDPTEGGPRPCSPSMPLPGPGRPPPPPAKLPETEAQRASCLKWLSEWTLEPDN
- the RPUSD1 gene encoding RNA pseudouridylate synthase domain-containing protein 1 isoform X1, whose protein sequence is MHLPCIAATMEPGSVENLCVVYRSRDFLVVNKHWDVRIDSKAWWETLTLQKQLQHRFPELADPDTCYGFRFCHQLDFSTSGALCVALNKAAAGSAYRCFKDRKVTKAYLALVRGHVQESRMTISYAIGKNSTEGRTHTMCIEGTQGCENPKPSLTELMVLEHGLYAGDPVSKVLLQPLTGRTHQLRVHCSSLGHPIVGDQTYGQASSQEDQPFRMMLHAFYLRIPTCTECVEACTPDPFVPTLDACWSPHTLVQPLDELVQVLRAAPDPDPTEGGPRPCSPSMPLPGPGRPPPPPAKLPETEAQRASCLKWLSEWTLEPDN